A stretch of Roseibium porphyridii DNA encodes these proteins:
- a CDS encoding class II aldolase/adducin family protein produces MNPFLELRNSAEFARLRAVSAELGKNPLQVQGPGGNTSLKKNGRMWIKASGTWLAEADDRDIMVPVDADRFCAALNTGDESAEHTASFLATVEGAPELHSSIETSVHAILDRPVVLHTHCVATIAVAARTDAEEIVRNKLAGLDAVFIPYFKPGLDLARGIMERTTAETKVLILGNHGLVATGATVIEASQRIYEVSRRLEPVAIASGAEPVSDWQSSLEGSGWIAAPFPTTQSVAFDDQLLALANGNSLYPDHVVFLGPGCVVANDAETVVEAAARGSMARSERKLVICPGKGVAVPETANAATLTLVRAFGDVLVRVDPGAQLERLTDEQEDELINWDAEKLRQALNKAESEQA; encoded by the coding sequence ATGAACCCGTTTCTTGAGCTGCGGAACAGCGCGGAATTTGCAAGGTTAAGAGCCGTTTCAGCTGAGTTGGGAAAGAACCCGCTGCAAGTGCAAGGACCCGGCGGAAATACCTCGCTGAAGAAAAACGGGAGAATGTGGATAAAAGCCTCGGGAACCTGGCTGGCGGAAGCAGATGATCGCGATATCATGGTCCCGGTTGATGCTGATCGGTTTTGCGCGGCTCTTAACACCGGGGACGAAAGCGCAGAACACACAGCCAGTTTCCTTGCGACTGTCGAAGGCGCACCTGAGCTTCATTCATCGATAGAGACCTCGGTTCATGCCATCCTTGACAGACCGGTCGTGCTGCATACGCATTGCGTTGCGACGATCGCGGTTGCTGCAAGGACTGATGCTGAAGAAATCGTGCGGAACAAATTGGCTGGCCTGGACGCGGTGTTCATACCCTATTTCAAGCCGGGTCTGGATCTTGCGCGTGGTATCATGGAACGCACCACCGCGGAGACGAAAGTGTTGATCCTGGGCAATCATGGATTGGTTGCGACGGGTGCCACAGTCATTGAAGCGTCGCAAAGGATATATGAGGTCTCGCGCCGGCTCGAACCCGTAGCGATTGCATCAGGGGCAGAACCGGTTTCCGATTGGCAGAGTTCACTTGAGGGCAGTGGCTGGATAGCAGCCCCGTTCCCCACAACACAATCAGTGGCGTTTGACGACCAATTGTTGGCACTCGCCAACGGCAATTCGCTCTACCCTGATCATGTCGTGTTTTTAGGACCTGGATGTGTGGTTGCGAATGACGCTGAAACGGTTGTCGAAGCAGCCGCTCGAGGTTCGATGGCACGGTCGGAGCGAAAGCTCGTGATTTGTCCGGGCAAGGGTGTCGCCGTGCCGGAGACCGCGAACGCGGCAACGCTTACGCTGGTGCGGGCTTTCGGTGACGTGCTTGTGCGCGTGGATCCGGGAGCTCAATTGGAGCGCCTCACAGATGAACAGGAAGACGAGTTGATCAATTGGGATGCCGAGAAGCTTCGTCAGGCCCTCAATAAGGCCGAAAGCGAGCAGGCATGA
- a CDS encoding FGGY-family carbohydrate kinase — protein MSQGLAIGIDVGTSGVRIAALDPQFNVVSVSKAAMDLSAGERNDPAVWSAALDEALASMLQTIRPHDIEAICVDGTSGTVLALDTDDQPIGSALMYNDAVDDPEIPQAIAKVAPRQSAAHGSSSALARSMSLQRRKGIARIAHQADWIAERLTDKAMPSDESNALKTGYDPIARKWPDWMAESGLRAELLPDVVATGTQTGTTSGAFGLPKGIPTVAGVSDGCASFLATGASSPGDGVTALGTTLTIKLLSDHPIFAPEFGIYSHRIGNQWLAGGASNSGGGALAVHFSPDEIAALSQSIDPDVSCGLDYYPLPKPGERFPISDPDLASRVSPRPDAAHMFLHGLLEGIANIELLGYQRLMELGGPKLKSIRSVGGGAENEVWTSLRARLLSVPVAPVASGEAAAGSARIAWSFLKGQT, from the coding sequence ATGAGCCAGGGTCTTGCCATCGGGATTGACGTTGGCACATCGGGCGTGCGGATTGCAGCCCTTGATCCGCAGTTCAATGTGGTCTCCGTCTCGAAAGCCGCCATGGATCTGTCGGCGGGAGAACGGAACGATCCCGCGGTCTGGTCTGCAGCGTTGGACGAAGCGCTTGCATCTATGCTTCAGACTATACGGCCCCACGACATCGAAGCGATTTGCGTTGACGGTACGTCAGGCACTGTCTTGGCCCTCGATACCGATGATCAGCCGATCGGTTCGGCGTTGATGTACAATGATGCGGTTGACGATCCGGAGATCCCGCAAGCGATTGCGAAAGTAGCACCGAGGCAAAGTGCGGCGCATGGATCAAGCTCTGCACTTGCGAGGTCGATGTCTCTGCAGCGGCGGAAGGGTATCGCCCGAATAGCGCACCAGGCGGACTGGATTGCCGAGCGTCTCACAGACAAAGCCATGCCGAGCGATGAAAGCAACGCGCTGAAAACCGGGTATGATCCGATTGCCAGAAAGTGGCCTGACTGGATGGCCGAAAGCGGCCTCCGGGCAGAACTGTTACCCGATGTCGTCGCCACAGGCACACAAACCGGGACGACATCAGGCGCGTTCGGTTTGCCAAAAGGCATTCCAACGGTGGCCGGCGTTTCGGACGGATGCGCTTCTTTTTTGGCAACAGGCGCTTCCAGCCCAGGGGACGGTGTCACTGCACTCGGGACGACACTGACAATCAAACTCTTGTCGGACCATCCGATTTTTGCACCCGAGTTCGGTATCTACAGTCACCGTATCGGCAACCAATGGCTTGCCGGTGGAGCGTCGAACAGTGGCGGTGGCGCTTTGGCGGTGCATTTTTCACCCGACGAAATTGCTGCTCTGAGCCAGTCGATTGACCCGGACGTTTCATGCGGGCTCGACTATTATCCCTTGCCAAAACCGGGTGAGAGATTCCCGATCAGTGACCCTGATCTTGCCTCGCGGGTCAGCCCCCGTCCTGATGCAGCACACATGTTTCTGCACGGGTTACTTGAAGGCATCGCCAATATCGAGTTGCTGGGGTATCAGCGATTGATGGAACTCGGCGGACCGAAACTGAAGTCGATCCGGTCGGTCGGTGGTGGCGCTGAAAACGAAGTCTGGACAAGTCTGCGTGCACGATTGCTGTCTGTACCGGTTGCACCGGTTGCCTCTGGAGAGGCTGCTGCGGGGTCCGCGCGCATTGCCTGGTCATTCTTGAAGGGACAGACATGA
- a CDS encoding TIGR01459 family HAD-type hydrolase, whose translation MTKEISGLGDILEQFDGILIDQFGVLHDGVEPFEDAAPCLKKVAAAGVPVVAITNSGRMKEPNRRRLDRFGFTPDLIPDVVTSGMVARDQVLKMLKDGTISQGDGVLNLTRENDVTVLEGLGLELSDEISSSTKLVFISGLQPEALSRQDYLTMLRPLAEQGVPAICANPDHMVYVNGKAAFGPGLVAADYEQAGGQVTFVGKPGAEIFVRSLEILGSLEPSRVLMIGDSHHHDVAGAAAVGCKTLLIANGVQAQADTVDVAPDFAIPSLRY comes from the coding sequence ATGACGAAAGAAATCTCCGGCCTCGGAGATATCCTGGAACAATTCGACGGCATTCTTATTGACCAGTTTGGTGTTCTGCACGATGGCGTCGAACCGTTCGAGGACGCGGCGCCTTGTCTTAAAAAGGTAGCAGCGGCAGGGGTTCCGGTTGTCGCCATTACCAATTCGGGCCGCATGAAAGAGCCCAACCGGCGACGCCTTGATCGGTTTGGCTTTACGCCCGACTTGATCCCCGATGTTGTCACATCGGGTATGGTTGCACGTGATCAGGTCTTGAAGATGCTGAAAGACGGCACGATTTCGCAGGGTGATGGCGTCCTGAATCTGACCCGTGAAAACGATGTGACGGTGTTGGAGGGGCTTGGGTTGGAACTCTCCGACGAAATCAGTTCCTCGACCAAGCTGGTTTTCATTTCCGGACTGCAGCCGGAGGCCTTGTCACGTCAAGACTATCTGACGATGTTGCGCCCCTTGGCGGAACAGGGTGTTCCGGCAATCTGCGCCAATCCGGACCATATGGTTTATGTGAATGGCAAGGCTGCCTTCGGTCCCGGTCTTGTTGCCGCCGACTATGAACAAGCCGGTGGGCAAGTCACTTTTGTCGGAAAACCCGGGGCGGAGATTTTTGTCAGATCATTGGAGATCTTGGGGTCACTGGAGCCGTCCAGGGTCCTTATGATCGGCGACAGTCATCATCACGACGTTGCCGGAGCGGCAGCTGTCGGATGCAAGACCCTGCTTATCGCAAATGGCGTTCAGGCGCAGGCTGACACTGTCGACGTTGCACCTGACTTTGCCATCCCGTCACTTCGCTATTGA
- a CDS encoding xylulokinase — protein sequence MTQDLVIGLDSSTQSTKAIAWTASGKPVAEGRASIPLSQPKPGWVEQDVEDWWTAACKSLRALSEEIDMNRVAALAISNQRETVAFLDEQGQAIRPAVLWLDERAKKEVELLSQEIGQDRLHRTSGKPIDITPVIYRLSWFQRHEPEIMKRTAKFADVHCFLSGRLTGNWTASWTSADPFGVLDIATMSWSEEFLDHLSVSASQFGTLARPGTLVGHVTAQAAEATGLPEGLPLIAAGGDGQCAGLGVNGAREGVIYLNLGTALITGAWAPDPMISLNWRTMTSPTGNGYFLEGCQRAGAFLLNWFVDTFAGGREDASVFSKLEAEAAQIPIGSEGVTVCPYLTGCMDPHWDTGARASFNGLSPNHGLGHIYRAILEAMTLESARAITAMKANGLKIEKIVAVGGGGNSPLWTRMFADATGLPVHISQSLEASSLGAAMSAAFGAGWFQSLDQAAAAMSEESAPVVPDPDKFQVWNDLSSRQFASYRPEYTGP from the coding sequence ATGACACAGGATCTGGTCATCGGGCTGGACAGCTCAACGCAATCAACCAAGGCGATTGCCTGGACGGCATCCGGAAAACCGGTAGCAGAGGGGCGTGCTTCAATTCCCTTGTCGCAACCGAAACCCGGCTGGGTTGAGCAGGATGTTGAAGACTGGTGGACAGCTGCGTGCAAATCACTGCGGGCGTTGTCGGAAGAAATCGACATGAACCGGGTTGCAGCACTCGCGATCTCCAATCAACGCGAAACGGTTGCGTTTCTGGATGAACAAGGTCAGGCGATCCGTCCCGCGGTTCTCTGGCTGGACGAACGTGCGAAAAAGGAAGTCGAGCTTCTGTCACAGGAAATCGGACAGGACCGGCTGCACCGGACTTCCGGAAAACCGATAGACATCACTCCGGTGATCTATCGTCTCTCCTGGTTTCAACGCCACGAACCGGAGATCATGAAAAGAACCGCGAAATTTGCTGACGTTCATTGCTTTTTGTCAGGACGGCTTACAGGGAACTGGACCGCCAGCTGGACAAGCGCAGACCCGTTCGGCGTTCTCGACATCGCAACCATGTCCTGGTCCGAGGAGTTTCTCGATCATTTGAGCGTCAGCGCCAGCCAGTTCGGCACTCTGGCACGTCCCGGAACCCTGGTTGGCCATGTAACCGCGCAGGCCGCTGAAGCGACAGGGTTGCCTGAAGGACTGCCACTCATTGCCGCCGGTGGCGACGGACAATGTGCAGGGCTCGGGGTCAATGGCGCTCGAGAAGGTGTCATATATCTCAACCTCGGCACCGCGCTCATCACCGGCGCCTGGGCTCCTGATCCCATGATCAGCCTCAATTGGCGGACAATGACGTCTCCAACAGGGAACGGCTACTTTCTCGAAGGTTGTCAACGCGCAGGCGCTTTTCTGCTGAATTGGTTTGTCGACACATTCGCCGGTGGCAGAGAGGATGCTTCCGTGTTTTCGAAACTGGAAGCGGAGGCTGCCCAAATCCCGATCGGTTCTGAAGGGGTCACCGTTTGTCCTTATCTGACCGGCTGTATGGACCCGCATTGGGACACTGGCGCACGCGCAAGCTTCAACGGCCTGTCCCCGAACCATGGTCTGGGCCATATATATCGAGCCATCCTCGAAGCAATGACGCTTGAAAGTGCCAGAGCCATCACTGCCATGAAGGCAAATGGTCTTAAAATCGAAAAGATCGTTGCCGTCGGAGGCGGCGGCAACAGCCCGCTCTGGACGAGGATGTTTGCGGACGCGACCGGACTACCGGTTCATATCAGCCAAAGCCTTGAAGCGTCGTCACTTGGCGCTGCGATGAGCGCAGCCTTTGGTGCTGGCTGGTTCCAAAGCCTTGATCAAGCCGCCGCGGCAATGAGCGAGGAAAGTGCGCCTGTTGTGCCGGATCCTGACAAGTTTCAGGTTTGGAATGACCTGTCCTCCAGACAATTTGCCAGCTACCGGCCGGAATACACCGGTCCTTAG
- a CDS encoding sugar-binding transcriptional regulator, with the protein MSDTPKDGSGGESARFIEDTTAWATWLYYAESRTQAEVAKALGVSRASVANYLADARRRGLVTISLAPDLLEQADLSRKLATRFSLKGAFIAPEVSEEDSDPKSLRKRLGIAGAQILLSRLKKDMTLGVAWGRTMLELANALPESRQESLRVVQVSGSSLGDDASSPEACTLFIANRLGARCHNFHAPAVVTTPDLRTALLGEPSLKRHFERVHSCNTVVFGVGELNDETRWADGNNLIQPSAEEYMKSGAAGIVIGRFIDDRGHALEGPLTGLQIGMELHDLKAVPERICVAGGQEKLEALHACLTGGYVTDLVTDRTTAEHLLREDK; encoded by the coding sequence ATGTCAGACACTCCAAAGGACGGATCGGGCGGAGAAAGCGCAAGGTTCATCGAGGACACAACGGCCTGGGCAACCTGGCTTTACTACGCCGAGTCCCGGACGCAGGCCGAAGTTGCCAAGGCACTTGGGGTTTCACGTGCATCGGTCGCGAACTATCTCGCCGATGCCCGGCGGCGTGGACTCGTGACCATCAGTCTCGCACCCGACCTTCTTGAGCAGGCCGATCTCAGCCGGAAGCTGGCCACGCGTTTCAGTCTCAAAGGTGCCTTCATTGCACCTGAGGTTTCAGAAGAAGACAGTGACCCCAAATCGCTTCGAAAGCGTCTGGGCATTGCCGGTGCGCAAATTCTGTTGTCACGACTGAAAAAGGACATGACACTCGGTGTCGCCTGGGGTCGGACAATGCTGGAGTTGGCGAACGCATTGCCGGAAAGCCGTCAGGAGAGCCTGCGAGTGGTGCAGGTCTCCGGAAGTTCTCTTGGTGACGATGCCTCCTCCCCGGAGGCCTGCACCTTGTTCATTGCGAACCGCCTCGGCGCCAGGTGTCACAATTTTCATGCGCCTGCTGTGGTGACCACACCCGATCTTCGAACGGCCCTCCTGGGGGAGCCTTCTCTGAAACGCCACTTTGAACGCGTGCACAGCTGCAACACTGTGGTCTTTGGTGTCGGGGAACTGAACGACGAGACACGATGGGCGGACGGCAACAACCTCATCCAGCCCTCTGCCGAGGAATACATGAAATCTGGCGCAGCCGGAATCGTCATCGGACGATTTATCGATGACCGGGGGCATGCTCTGGAAGGGCCACTCACCGGACTTCAGATCGGCATGGAGCTGCACGATCTTAAAGCCGTTCCGGAGCGTATTTGCGTCGCAGGTGGCCAAGAAAAACTTGAGGCACTTCATGCGTGCCTCACCGGTGGATATGTGACAGATCTTGTGACCGACAGGACAACGGCCGAACATTTGTTGAGGGAGGACAAATGA
- a CDS encoding sn-glycerol-1-phosphate dehydrogenase encodes MSSISRQSSSLPERPENGWMEHIEDVYLGRWVNPATGETGPRAPVDKILISESIDGEEADLARSVGIGDSTAMVADANTWDAAGARIARNLGQNGFKVSEVILSGRPHATVAEADALEQRLQNFSSVIAVGSGTVNDLTKYVTAHTGRPYCVFGTAASMDGYASTTASMGLPSGLKISLPAHAPKGVFLDLDVISRAPNRMAAAGFGDCLCNSVARIDWWMSHKLLGSQFWLEPYLISEPDEGMLEAHASGLQEGDIAAVGYLVRALVLSGLGVAFTKVSNHGSMGEHQISHYIDCFARDQHKGTLHGEQVGVATLSMGRIQQWYLDQEKPPEVRPTKVDGEDMARRMGPEIAAQCEAEYRKKALDEDGAARLNEHLQDIWQELRADCKKLVDPVEAMLAKLTQVGGATSGSDLGLSADFYREAVRHAHEMRNRFSFADLACDAGLLDDFAAREV; translated from the coding sequence ATGTCCTCAATTAGTCGTCAGTCTTCATCTTTACCAGAACGACCGGAAAACGGTTGGATGGAGCATATCGAGGACGTCTATCTGGGTCGCTGGGTCAACCCGGCAACAGGTGAAACGGGACCAAGAGCTCCGGTCGACAAGATCCTGATTTCGGAATCAATTGACGGAGAGGAGGCGGACCTCGCCCGCTCCGTGGGCATCGGCGATTCAACCGCGATGGTCGCCGATGCCAACACTTGGGATGCTGCAGGAGCACGGATTGCGCGAAACCTCGGCCAGAACGGGTTCAAGGTGAGCGAAGTCATTCTATCTGGACGACCGCATGCGACCGTTGCAGAAGCGGATGCTCTCGAACAGCGCCTGCAAAACTTCTCGTCCGTCATCGCGGTCGGTTCGGGCACTGTCAATGACCTGACAAAATATGTGACGGCTCATACCGGGCGTCCCTATTGCGTATTTGGAACCGCTGCGTCGATGGATGGGTATGCATCGACGACAGCCTCGATGGGATTGCCGAGCGGTCTGAAAATTTCGTTGCCAGCACATGCACCTAAGGGCGTTTTTCTAGATCTTGATGTCATTTCACGCGCTCCGAACCGAATGGCAGCGGCCGGGTTCGGTGACTGTCTGTGCAACAGCGTTGCCAGGATCGACTGGTGGATGTCCCACAAGCTGCTGGGCAGTCAGTTCTGGCTGGAGCCCTATCTCATCAGTGAGCCGGACGAAGGCATGTTGGAAGCTCATGCCTCCGGTTTGCAGGAAGGCGACATTGCGGCGGTCGGGTACCTTGTAAGAGCGCTGGTTCTCTCTGGGCTTGGGGTTGCGTTCACCAAGGTCTCCAATCACGGCTCCATGGGCGAGCATCAGATTTCCCACTACATCGATTGTTTTGCGCGCGATCAGCACAAGGGAACGCTTCATGGAGAACAGGTCGGCGTTGCAACCTTGAGCATGGGTCGCATTCAGCAATGGTATCTCGATCAGGAGAAGCCGCCGGAAGTTCGCCCGACGAAAGTTGACGGCGAAGATATGGCGCGCCGGATGGGTCCCGAAATCGCGGCGCAATGCGAAGCGGAATATCGAAAGAAAGCGCTGGATGAAGACGGTGCCGCCCGCCTGAATGAACATCTCCAGGACATCTGGCAGGAGCTGCGCGCGGACTGCAAAAAACTGGTCGATCCGGTTGAGGCAATGCTTGCCAAGCTCACCCAGGTAGGCGGTGCGACCAGCGGGAGCGACCTTGGGCTTTCGGCCGATTTCTATCGCGAGGCGGTGCGCCACGCCCATGAAATGCGGAACCGGTTCTCGTTTGCGGATCTCGCCTGCGATGCAGGTCTGCTGGACGATTTTGCGGCAAGGGAGGTCTGA
- a CDS encoding HAD-IIB family hydrolase — MRPLDAMPAETAASIHTVMADIDDTLTTDGSLPAKAYSALERLKAAGFHVAAITGRPAGWCDMIARFWPVDGVVGENGALYYAYDRTARKMNRVFATSDTVRRHNQTRYEKIAERILKEVPGSAVSADQSFREADLAIDFCEDVAPLRQQDVERIKAIFEDEGAVAKVSSIHVNGWYGAYDKLTMTRRFTSDVLGVDLETEKDRIVFCGDSPNDAPMFGYFPNACGVANVLDFKGRIEAEPGWIASERGGAGFAELADVLIAAKKTSDRRISA; from the coding sequence GTGAGGCCTCTCGATGCAATGCCAGCTGAAACCGCCGCCTCAATCCACACGGTCATGGCGGACATAGACGATACGCTGACGACAGATGGCAGCCTACCGGCAAAAGCATATTCCGCGCTTGAGAGATTGAAAGCTGCCGGATTCCATGTTGCGGCGATTACAGGTAGACCAGCTGGCTGGTGCGATATGATTGCGCGATTCTGGCCGGTTGACGGGGTGGTCGGGGAAAACGGCGCGCTTTACTACGCCTATGACCGGACTGCCCGGAAAATGAACCGGGTGTTTGCGACAAGCGATACCGTGCGCCGACACAATCAGACTCGCTATGAAAAAATAGCAGAGCGCATCCTGAAAGAAGTTCCCGGATCCGCAGTCTCGGCAGATCAGTCCTTTCGCGAGGCGGATCTTGCCATCGACTTTTGTGAAGACGTCGCCCCTTTGCGTCAGCAGGATGTCGAACGGATCAAGGCAATTTTTGAAGACGAAGGCGCGGTCGCCAAGGTGTCTTCAATCCACGTCAATGGGTGGTATGGAGCCTATGACAAGCTGACCATGACGCGGCGGTTTACATCCGATGTGCTGGGCGTGGATCTTGAAACCGAAAAAGACCGGATCGTTTTTTGCGGAGACAGTCCCAATGACGCACCCATGTTCGGCTATTTTCCCAACGCATGCGGCGTCGCAAACGTTCTGGATTTCAAGGGCCGTATCGAGGCAGAGCCTGGCTGGATAGCCTCCGAGCGCGGAGGAGCCGGATTTGCCGAACTGGCGGACGTGCTGATTGCCGCAAAGAAAACCTCTGACAGGAGAATAAGTGCATGA
- a CDS encoding class II aldolase/adducin family protein, translating into MKKAELALREEIIARCKEMNASGINQGTSGNISVRFEDRMLISPSATPYDQMTPDMIASVGLDDTSGAYEGPLKPSTEWRFHQKLLRGRPDAGAVVHAHPTYCTTLAIARKEIPSCHYMVAAFGGNNVRCAGYATFGSEELSELAIEAMTDRTACLLANHGMIAIGENLAKAMWRAIELETIAKQYYLSLVIGGPVLLSDAAIDDTHRGFAGYGLQDSEADKKPKPRRRAPKKTPAKKK; encoded by the coding sequence ATGAAAAAGGCCGAATTGGCTCTGCGTGAGGAGATCATCGCTCGCTGCAAGGAGATGAATGCCAGCGGTATCAATCAGGGTACGTCCGGAAACATTTCCGTTCGATTTGAAGACCGGATGCTGATCTCGCCGTCAGCGACACCTTACGATCAGATGACGCCGGATATGATCGCGTCCGTCGGACTGGACGACACAAGCGGCGCTTATGAAGGGCCGCTGAAACCGTCGACGGAATGGCGGTTCCACCAAAAACTTCTGCGTGGCCGGCCGGATGCCGGCGCGGTGGTTCACGCGCACCCGACCTACTGCACGACGCTTGCAATCGCCCGAAAGGAGATCCCGTCCTGCCACTACATGGTCGCCGCGTTTGGCGGGAACAACGTCCGTTGCGCAGGATACGCGACATTCGGTTCTGAGGAGCTGTCCGAGCTTGCCATTGAGGCAATGACCGACCGTACGGCCTGCCTGCTTGCCAATCATGGCATGATCGCGATCGGCGAAAATCTTGCCAAGGCCATGTGGCGGGCAATCGAGCTCGAAACGATCGCAAAACAATATTACCTCAGCCTCGTCATTGGCGGTCCGGTTCTCTTGAGTGATGCCGCCATCGATGACACCCACCGCGGGTTCGCGGGCTATGGCCTTCAGGACAGTGAGGCTGACAAGAAGCCGAAGCCGAGGCGACGGGCCCCCAAGAAGACACCGGCGAAAAAGAAGTAG
- a CDS encoding carbohydrate ABC transporter permease: MAFVRTRGLRGYITGDSPVPWLAPLVAMLVVFTIYPLFYNIWLSFHEYAPFKRRLVYVGTENWNNLFADPRFWEALSVTFTYFFVLLAIQVVLGMIIALLLDSDEPGFGLLRGLLTLTLVIPPAITGMMFLLMEDPEFGVLTYILEAMGILSGQDPILATSSTALAGVMLADIWQWTPFMVLIFLAGLRSLPQEPYEAAMLDGASAFQTFRRITLPMMSKVIAVAVLIRGIDLFRAFDYMFVMTSGGPGTSTYTLSLYAWQQTFSFIKWGYGATISLVSLVLILVIANLFIWIAKVRW, translated from the coding sequence ATGGCGTTTGTGAGAACCAGAGGATTGCGAGGCTATATCACCGGCGACAGCCCGGTGCCTTGGCTTGCGCCGCTGGTTGCCATGCTTGTGGTCTTCACGATCTACCCGTTGTTCTACAACATCTGGCTTTCCTTCCACGAGTACGCTCCCTTCAAGCGCCGTCTGGTTTATGTCGGAACGGAGAACTGGAACAACCTGTTTGCCGATCCCCGGTTCTGGGAAGCGCTCTCTGTCACGTTCACCTACTTCTTCGTACTTCTGGCGATCCAGGTCGTGCTGGGCATGATCATTGCGCTTCTTCTTGATTCAGACGAGCCCGGGTTCGGCCTGCTTCGGGGCCTTCTAACGCTGACCCTCGTTATCCCTCCAGCCATCACCGGCATGATGTTCCTGCTAATGGAAGATCCGGAGTTCGGTGTCCTCACATATATTCTTGAGGCCATGGGGATTTTGAGCGGTCAGGACCCGATTCTGGCAACAAGCTCGACGGCACTCGCCGGTGTCATGCTGGCCGATATCTGGCAATGGACACCCTTCATGGTGCTGATCTTTCTGGCCGGGCTGCGATCGCTGCCGCAAGAGCCTTACGAGGCCGCGATGCTGGATGGTGCATCTGCCTTTCAGACTTTCCGAAGGATCACCTTGCCGATGATGTCCAAGGTCATCGCCGTTGCGGTTCTGATCCGCGGGATCGATCTGTTCCGTGCGTTTGACTACATGTTCGTCATGACTTCAGGCGGCCCGGGAACCTCTACCTACACATTGTCCCTCTACGCCTGGCAGCAAACGTTCAGCTTCATCAAATGGGGGTATGGCGCGACCATCAGCCTTGTCAGCCTGGTGCTGATCCTGGTTATCGCCAATCTCTTTATCTGGATTGCGAAGGTGCGCTGGTGA
- a CDS encoding carbohydrate ABC transporter permease encodes MAAAWFITALFVFPLYYWGTTAFKEAKEIFSVPPTVWSFTPTLRNFEEVFGISFGFLRQQEVLPGGGNFYMAPRLWDSIVVALFSTALAIAISTFAAYALSRMDFRGRHHFVAWVLSTRMMPPVAVAIPMFFIYKDIGLMDSYTGIILIHALMNLPLAVLLLKSFFDDIPREIDESAIVDGASRWKIFRRIILPMAKGGIAATAVLCFIFSWTEFIFVLTLTQTGLKTVPVVSSSFVTSTGTAWGNMAALGVAAMAPAFLFILLVQKQLVRGLTLGSLKQ; translated from the coding sequence ATGGCCGCCGCGTGGTTTATTACCGCGCTGTTCGTGTTCCCGCTCTACTACTGGGGCACAACGGCGTTCAAGGAAGCCAAGGAGATCTTCTCCGTTCCGCCAACGGTCTGGTCGTTCACGCCAACGCTCCGAAATTTTGAAGAGGTCTTCGGCATTTCGTTCGGCTTCCTGCGCCAGCAGGAGGTATTGCCCGGTGGCGGGAATTTCTACATGGCGCCGCGGCTTTGGGACTCCATTGTCGTTGCGCTGTTTTCCACTGCGCTCGCGATCGCCATTTCGACCTTTGCGGCCTATGCGTTGAGCCGAATGGATTTTCGCGGTCGACACCACTTTGTCGCCTGGGTGCTTTCCACCCGGATGATGCCGCCGGTTGCCGTCGCGATCCCGATGTTCTTCATCTACAAGGACATCGGACTGATGGATTCCTACACGGGCATCATCTTAATCCACGCTCTGATGAACCTGCCGCTGGCTGTGCTTCTGCTGAAGAGCTTCTTCGACGACATTCCAAGAGAGATAGATGAAAGCGCGATTGTCGACGGAGCGTCGCGCTGGAAGATTTTCCGCAGGATCATTTTGCCGATGGCCAAGGGTGGAATCGCTGCGACGGCCGTCCTTTGTTTCATCTTTTCCTGGACTGAATTCATCTTTGTTCTGACCTTGACGCAGACCGGACTGAAAACGGTGCCGGTCGTGTCTTCGAGCTTCGTAACATCCACAGGCACCGCCTGGGGCAACATGGCGGCCTTGGGAGTGGCTGCGATGGCTCCGGCGTTTCTATTCATCCTGCTGGTCCAGAAACAGCTGGTCCGTGGGCTGACGCTCGGTTCCCTCAAGCAATAG